The DNA segment GCCTTTAATTGCGCTTGATGGAATGTAAGGAAAGCCGTAAATAAAATGTAATTTAATAGAAACTTCCAAAGCAGACCCACCGCCAAGCCCAACTATCAACCTTGATTTTGTCATAAGTGTAAAGCTTTTATCTGCTATCTGTCTTTGTCTTTCATTTAGTTTTTTTATATAATTGTCAGCTTCTTGGAAATTTTTTGGCTTTAATTCGTAAACCTTTTCTTTAGCTTTAGATATATCAAGCATCCTTTTGTTTTGCATATTATAAAATGGGATATACTTTTCTAAAATCAACTTTAAATTTGATGCACTTTTTAATGAAAGTTTTATATCATTTCCTTTTGGAATAACTAATATTGCATCTTGTCCTGGATTATGTTTATCCTTGTTCATTTTCGCCTCCAGACTCTAACATAGCATCAGAAAATCTTCTTAACCAATTTACAAGTCTTAAAGTTTCGTCTGTATAGTACATATACTGTTCAACGGTTGCATTAAGAACAAGTTCTCTCATTATTTCTTCAATTTTAACTTTTACATTATCTCTCTTAAAACCGGGTTCTTTTTGACCTTTTTGTCTAAACAACCAATTTGAAATAATCGCTATAACTTCAAGATGATGGTCTTTTCCTTTTGCGAACAAGAAAGCTAAAGTATTTCCAAGTCCGTTTGTTAAAATAAGTGTACCAAGCTTAGATATTAACGAGCTTGCATCTTTTTCAAAAGGTTTACCTTTTATCTTAGAAACACATTCAAAAGCATAATTACTTCTCTCTTGTTCTAATGTTTTCATCTCTTACGCCTCCACTACTATTTTTGTAAATCCTCTTCCAAGTGTTTCGTCTCCTCCAAATTGAAGGATTTGATTGTTTATTCTTCCTATTACTTTATTTAGCTGTTCTTGATGTTCAGATTCTTTTCTTGCATCTATACAACCATAGAACACTGTTTCTGCAGGCAATAACTCTTCATACCATAGTCCGCCTTTCTGAACTGTTCCTTTCGCTTGGTCGATTTTAATTCTTGCGTTTACTTCTGTATAGTTTTTGACAAAAAATTTAAATACATCATCGCTT comes from the Sulfurihydrogenibium sp. genome and includes:
- the cmr5 gene encoding type III-B CRISPR module-associated protein Cmr5, with translation MKTLEQERSNYAFECVSKIKGKPFEKDASSLISKLGTLILTNGLGNTLAFLFAKGKDHHLEVIAIISNWLFRQKGQKEPGFKRDNVKVKIEEIMRELVLNATVEQYMYYTDETLRLVNWLRRFSDAMLESGGENEQG